A genomic region of Dreissena polymorpha isolate Duluth1 chromosome 4, UMN_Dpol_1.0, whole genome shotgun sequence contains the following coding sequences:
- the LOC127878895 gene encoding uncharacterized protein LOC127878895 isoform X2, which translates to MGTSYKALRKIKLGKLNGNEDDDPLETIKTRMEEINMMVKPRAELGNFLNTIDPAQRNRIMKYKHVDANDIKTKKRKNWKARDRFIDAVHKVILMYWPCEQRKRYLHNGKPDTSPEGIKQIRQNNRQSDPKELLKKSSLGYEMRLALVTQAGYRSADDIKKATQILRATKAFKHLFPEQLEQQLARKVAYERYDGDRIVAQQGRDPERFYFILTGKLLKVREYRLLSGVVTREEGAIEKGCTTDPQEMAQNWPREHHLVTKGNTELLVLDKNDFLDLLHTCKGPPIDFLRGIELFDEFPCEMFLDNQDAIDFKYYGKENIIVKDSNRTPWLYVVKTGRVKVVRMQTIIDVQNEDSFSAQSTEGLGCARPFSHASAMLGTLAKQRKMKALLGTVSFPELLRLHRPSVVNFSASKESSVQSTPRVVAPKEPTQKTEAEIMVDFRNTSSGKLAKIKEDSEHSDIISQTQQSVRPLSNKTPKLVITSPKLTTSSSKQRKLSDTEHRPSFSFLPPISGSRRESEIIPHGTYLTREQTDFDPVYKGKSKKDAALRETYLQLDVLKAGDIFGLEHLEPQALASEAPGVTLISDGAEIIKISKRFFIQHAKNNTMLKVETMQREYMSAEEAKEVMYNKETWQKYKTVLLSRTISNLSRSQIDKVH; encoded by the exons AAATACAAACATGTTGATGCTAACGACATAAAGACGAAGAAACGAAAAAACTGGAAA GCGCGCGACAGGTTTATAGACGCCGTTCACAAGGTGATCCTCATGTACTGGCCATGTGAACAACGAAAGAG ATACCTTCATAACGGCAAGCCGGACACCAGTCCAGAAGGCATCAAACAGATCAGACAGAACAACCGACAAAGCGACCCGAAGGAACTGCTCAAGAAATCTAGC CTTGGGTATGAGATGCGGCTGGCGCTTGTGACACAAGCAGGGTACCGATCCGCGGACGATATAAAGAAG GCCACACAGATACTGCGAGCCACAAAGGCGTTTAAGCACCTTTTTCCGGAACAGCTGGAGCAGCAGTTAGCCCGAAAGGTTGCCTACGAACGCTACGATGGCGACCGCATAGTTGCACAGCAGGGCAGAGACCCGGAGAGATTTTATTTCATTCTCACTGGAAAAT TATTGAAGGTCCGCGAGTATCGGCTGTTATCGGGAGTAGTGACACGAGAAGAGGGCGCTATTGAGAAAGGCTGCACGACAGAT CCTCAAGAGATGGCACAGAACTGGCCTCGTGAACACCACCTAGTAACCAAGGGTAACACGGAGTTATTAGTGTTGGACAAAAAT GATTTTCTTGATTTGCTTCACACGTGTAAAGGACCACCGATAGACTTTTTACG CGGTATAGAACTTTTCGACGAATTTCCATGTGAAATGTTTCTCGACAACCAAGATGCGATAGATTTTAAATATTACGG caaagaaaatattattgttaaagacAGCAATAGAACTCCTTGGCTCTACGTTGTAAAAACC GGGCGTGTGAAGGTCGTTCGCATGCAGACGATCATAGATGTCCAGAACGAGGACAGTTTCTCCGCACAGTCAACAGAAGGGCTCGGTTGCGCGCGACCCTTCAGTCATGCCAGTG CAATGTTGGGGACCCTAGCAAAGCAACGGAAAATGAAAGCACTACTTGGAACAGTTTCATTTCCAGAG ttGTTAAGGCTCCACCGGCCCTCAGTTGTTAATTTTTCAGCCTCTAAAGAGAGTTCCGTGCAATCGACACCAAGAGTGGTTGCCCCTAAAGAGCCAACGCAAAAAACAG AAGCGGAAATAATGGTAGACTTTAGGAATACTTCGTCAGGAAAGCTTGCGAAGATCAAAGAAGACTCCGAACACAGCGATATAATAAGTCAGACACAACAGAGTGTCAGACCATTAAGT AATAAGACACCAAAGCTTGTGATAACGTCACCCAAATTGACAACAAGCTCATCAAAACAGAGGAAACTATCCGATACTGAACACAGGCCCTCGTTTTCGTTTCTCCCTCCCATTTCTGGCAGCAGACGAGAGAGCGAAATTATTCCACACGGCACTTATTTAACAAG GGAGCAGACCGATTTTGATCCTGTTTACAAAGGGAAATCCAAGAAGGACGCTGCTCTACGCGAAACATATCTTCAGCTTGATGTCCTTAAGGCAGGGGATATATTT GGTCTCGAACACCTGGAGCCGCAGGCGTTGGCATCAGAGGCACCGGGTGTAACACTG ATAAGTGATGGTGCAGAGATTATAAAAATCAGCAAAAGATTTTTCATTCAGCATGCCAAAAACAACACCATGCTCAAAGTCGAGACGATG CAACGTGAATACATGAGTGCAGAAGAGGCAAAAGAAGTTATGTACAACAAAGAAACTTGGCAAAAGTACAAGACAGTGCTACTGAGCCGAACAATAAGCAACCTTTCACGGAGCCAGATTGACAAAGTTCACTAA